The following coding sequences lie in one Liolophura sinensis isolate JHLJ2023 chromosome 4, CUHK_Ljap_v2, whole genome shotgun sequence genomic window:
- the LOC135464512 gene encoding uncharacterized protein LOC135464512 translates to MRNFLCIQHSEDSWSEEEADIESDEDHRQSTRRRNRQSCSTLSSEGIFSEEEGMSTRGTPDPLATTYSSENLTMDLASCVSDGLSDKEMTVKKMRVQVSQRSERRYEPPITETDSSSDSDECSDITVSTTVNKSQRQTEPGGW, encoded by the exons ATGCGGAATTTTCTCTGCATTCAGCACTCGGAAGATTCCTGGTCTGAAGAAGAAGCCGACATTGAAAGTGACGAAGATCACCGCCAAAGCACCCGCCGAAGAAATCGACAGTCGTGTTCGACTCTCAGCTCAGAGGGCATTTTCTCTGAGGAGGAAGGGATGTCCACTAGGGGGACACCTGACCCGCTAGCAACGACATACAGCTCGGAAAACCTCACAATGGACCTGGCAAGCTGTGTTTCAGATGGACTGTCGGATAAAGAAATGACGGTGAAGAAAATGAGAGTTCAAGTCAGCCAGAGATCAGAGAGGCGATATGAG CCACCAATCACAGAGACAGATTCCAGCTCCGATTCAGATGAGTGCTCTGATATTACCGTCTCAACAACAGTCAACAAATCTCAGCGACAAACAGAGCCTGGTGGATGgtaa